A region from the Phycisphaerales bacterium genome encodes:
- a CDS encoding tetratricopeptide repeat protein — MTRRGKKRLLILVGITALLGGAATGAYFVREARRAQQIAQAYAEGMAAYDAGDYENALRGLGKALSEHREDPEVLYRVADARWHVPVENNRHLGAAIPYAREAANRAPQDARPLALLLVLYRRVGFVTERLDAAERLLALDGAHQQAHIARIECLATLGRSSEVQAAVDALLAVHSQDLYGHQSRIETMRLNGHPAEEVLAYTKDLVTQYPENLMLATLQVRVLAAYGNREEAIEAAKRAQGLKIPDAEALLELVRMLDQIGLRTDADVLLDRNAMDTQFRDDVHAYLIERAWKAGQMDRARQHAAMHAEPLDATPSRLLGWIALTALPVDGGWQSGAVGAELTTRTDDQGRYWQGLLDSREFMDAAEYSKARQRLSELVALPVTDSLAWLMLGEADQRLGESEMAVLSLEEAVRQDPTSSRAQMMLATSLLDLGRLDEARLPAERAVMSNPGAAEALTLARIYVALIDANRADQRIRDGVVTILEEMSAQAPDQADVQALLARTYVAVGHLEEAQVVIGQMATMERLPNSAVLLDLANACRRSAPQLVEGVLAVAARLETVGPGLMALQMSAGSAALAPEVVRARYEDAIKTADDANLRMQYEIAYARYLDATGDEGALAELKRISTAYPDRPEAQNALLDSRAGWTDEKCIVDAIERLKAVTGENAARWKLADAQRRLAFEPGDEAASAVVLSLTPLTQPPSSNVRAMMLCSDAMLMLGDKRQAIDILLRALDRDSSNPLLYAHTIDLLQSAGRATEAATRLREFLAIRTLSPEFQRRRVELLARAAMWDEAIRDCESLLAATGESQDRLMLAVLHGGHGQSADARRLFDGLLAEPDASRDVRIAAADFYAAAESVERGAEMLKPLQEQLTASEYIALLAGYYERQGRLDETARLLETQAQSSGDGDDWAALAEFQIRTRQADQARSTIAAGLRADADHPALLALHSLIDSLESGSLGPESIDDIIDALVDESLRPAMKQIAAAMQYAEANPGDSAGYIKRLRDAVDSEPALILGWQLLAGALLNAGQADEAVLAAQNAARVLPNSVRAAELLATTLADAGRFTEARAGAGRWRQLDSERPTRADLLIAQIETQSGQPERALTAIQPWVERIKAEADQFPTRLGLYASILIQAGRADEAHELIWPRAEKSGDWAQAYVRLAAEIGDVSLGVQWVDRAEPLVPLTPDTRMGMAQVRSEFGQRGGGADQFRKAVALLEPLQSDPAFPAAALAMLAGCQQQLGEIAAAEATYRKALAAAPGDPIILNNLAYLLLDSAENADEALQMATQAVAAAKQRNLPAGIRANLADTLGTAQLSAGLFDEAQRSFRDGLVLDGRNALLQLGLAEALARAGRVDDARVQYEQVAARRDVNRSDADLAARLDRVAALVN, encoded by the coding sequence ATGACACGACGCGGCAAGAAGCGTCTCCTCATTCTCGTGGGCATCACCGCGCTGCTCGGCGGTGCGGCAACGGGCGCGTATTTCGTCCGCGAAGCGCGGCGGGCCCAGCAGATCGCCCAAGCGTATGCAGAAGGCATGGCGGCCTATGACGCCGGCGACTACGAGAACGCGCTGCGCGGCTTGGGCAAGGCGCTCTCGGAGCACCGCGAGGATCCGGAAGTGCTCTACCGTGTCGCCGACGCCCGGTGGCATGTGCCGGTCGAGAACAACCGCCACCTGGGCGCCGCGATCCCTTACGCGCGCGAAGCGGCCAACCGAGCCCCGCAAGATGCGCGGCCGCTGGCGCTGCTGCTGGTCTTGTATCGCCGGGTGGGATTCGTCACCGAGCGGCTTGATGCTGCTGAGCGGCTGCTGGCGCTGGACGGGGCGCATCAGCAGGCTCACATCGCCAGGATCGAGTGCCTGGCCACGCTGGGCCGTTCGAGCGAAGTGCAGGCCGCGGTTGATGCGTTGCTCGCTGTGCACTCTCAGGACCTCTACGGCCACCAGTCGCGCATCGAGACGATGCGACTCAACGGCCACCCCGCAGAAGAAGTGCTCGCGTACACGAAAGATCTTGTCACGCAGTATCCCGAAAATCTCATGCTCGCGACGCTGCAGGTGCGCGTGCTGGCCGCATACGGCAATCGCGAGGAGGCCATCGAAGCAGCCAAGCGCGCCCAAGGGCTGAAGATTCCTGATGCTGAAGCCCTGCTCGAACTCGTCCGCATGCTCGATCAGATCGGCCTGCGCACGGATGCCGATGTGCTCCTCGATCGAAACGCGATGGACACGCAGTTCCGCGACGACGTGCACGCGTATCTCATCGAGCGAGCCTGGAAGGCTGGCCAGATGGATCGCGCCCGTCAGCACGCGGCGATGCACGCCGAGCCGCTCGATGCGACTCCTTCGCGACTGCTTGGCTGGATCGCGCTGACCGCGCTTCCGGTTGATGGCGGCTGGCAGTCCGGCGCCGTCGGCGCCGAACTGACCACGCGCACCGATGACCAGGGCCGCTATTGGCAGGGGCTGCTCGACAGCCGCGAGTTCATGGATGCGGCTGAGTACAGCAAGGCGCGGCAGCGTCTCTCGGAACTGGTGGCGCTTCCTGTAACCGACAGTCTGGCGTGGTTGATGCTCGGCGAGGCCGATCAGCGCCTCGGCGAATCGGAGATGGCCGTGCTGAGCCTTGAGGAAGCCGTGCGGCAGGATCCGACGTCTTCACGTGCGCAGATGATGCTGGCGACTTCGCTGCTCGATTTGGGCCGCCTGGATGAGGCTCGCCTTCCGGCCGAGCGAGCGGTCATGTCCAACCCCGGCGCAGCCGAGGCGCTGACGCTGGCCCGTATCTACGTCGCGCTCATCGATGCCAACCGCGCTGACCAGCGCATCCGCGATGGTGTGGTCACGATCCTGGAGGAGATGTCTGCACAGGCGCCGGACCAGGCCGATGTGCAGGCGCTGTTGGCGCGGACGTACGTGGCCGTCGGGCATCTCGAAGAGGCACAGGTGGTGATCGGTCAGATGGCGACGATGGAGCGGCTGCCGAACTCAGCCGTGTTGCTTGATCTGGCCAACGCCTGCAGGCGATCGGCGCCGCAACTCGTCGAGGGGGTGCTCGCCGTCGCCGCGCGGCTCGAGACCGTCGGTCCGGGGCTCATGGCGCTGCAGATGAGCGCCGGCTCGGCGGCGCTTGCGCCTGAGGTGGTGCGCGCCAGGTACGAAGATGCGATCAAGACCGCGGATGATGCGAACCTGCGCATGCAGTACGAAATCGCCTACGCACGGTATCTGGATGCAACGGGTGATGAGGGCGCACTTGCTGAACTCAAGCGCATCTCGACGGCGTATCCGGATCGGCCCGAGGCGCAGAACGCGCTGCTCGACTCCCGCGCGGGGTGGACGGATGAGAAGTGCATCGTTGATGCGATCGAACGTCTCAAAGCTGTGACAGGCGAGAACGCGGCCCGCTGGAAACTCGCAGATGCTCAGCGCCGCCTCGCGTTCGAGCCGGGCGACGAGGCGGCCTCGGCGGTTGTGCTTTCACTGACGCCGCTCACGCAGCCGCCCTCGTCGAATGTTCGGGCGATGATGCTGTGTTCCGACGCCATGCTCATGCTCGGCGACAAGCGGCAGGCGATCGACATTCTTCTGCGCGCCCTTGACCGTGATTCGAGCAATCCACTGCTTTACGCGCACACGATCGACCTGCTCCAGAGTGCCGGCCGGGCCACCGAGGCGGCGACGCGGCTGCGCGAGTTCCTCGCGATCCGGACGCTGAGCCCGGAGTTTCAGCGCCGGCGCGTTGAACTGCTGGCGCGAGCCGCCATGTGGGACGAAGCGATCCGCGATTGCGAATCGCTTCTGGCGGCGACCGGCGAGTCGCAGGATCGGCTGATGCTGGCCGTGCTTCATGGCGGCCACGGTCAATCTGCGGACGCCCGGCGGCTTTTTGATGGGTTGCTCGCCGAACCCGATGCGTCTCGCGACGTGCGCATCGCGGCGGCGGACTTCTACGCCGCGGCCGAGAGCGTCGAGCGCGGCGCGGAAATGCTCAAGCCACTTCAGGAGCAACTGACGGCCTCTGAATACATCGCGCTGCTGGCCGGCTACTACGAACGGCAGGGTCGGCTCGACGAAACAGCCAGACTGCTGGAGACGCAGGCCCAATCCTCCGGCGATGGCGATGACTGGGCTGCACTGGCCGAATTCCAGATCCGCACGCGCCAGGCGGATCAGGCCCGGTCGACCATCGCCGCCGGCCTGAGAGCCGATGCGGATCATCCGGCCCTGCTCGCGCTGCACAGCCTGATCGATTCGCTTGAGTCCGGCAGCCTTGGCCCCGAGTCCATTGACGACATCATCGACGCGCTCGTCGATGAGAGCCTTCGGCCCGCGATGAAACAGATCGCCGCGGCGATGCAGTACGCCGAAGCGAACCCGGGCGACTCTGCCGGCTACATCAAGCGGCTGCGCGACGCCGTGGACAGCGAGCCCGCTCTGATCCTCGGCTGGCAACTGCTCGCGGGCGCTCTGCTCAACGCGGGCCAGGCGGATGAGGCCGTGCTGGCGGCACAGAACGCGGCGCGCGTCCTCCCGAATTCGGTCCGGGCGGCAGAACTGCTGGCCACGACACTGGCGGATGCCGGGCGCTTCACCGAAGCACGGGCCGGGGCGGGCCGGTGGCGGCAACTCGATTCGGAGCGCCCGACTCGCGCCGATCTCCTCATTGCCCAGATCGAGACGCAGTCAGGACAGCCGGAGCGGGCCCTCACGGCGATCCAGCCGTGGGTGGAGCGCATCAAGGCGGAGGCGGACCAGTTTCCAACGCGCCTTGGCCTCTACGCGAGCATTCTCATTCAGGCTGGCCGCGCGGATGAGGCGCATGAGCTGATCTGGCCGCGAGCCGAGAAGAGCGGCGACTGGGCTCAGGCGTACGTGCGGCTCGCCGCAGAGATCGGCGACGTCTCGCTGGGCGTCCAGTGGGTGGATCGAGCGGAGCCGCTTGTCCCGCTGACGCCCGACACGCGCATGGGAATGGCTCAGGTCCGCTCCGAATTCGGGCAGCGCGGCGGCGGGGCGGATCAGTTCCGCAAGGCGGTGGCGCTGCTCGAGCCGCTTCAGTCGGATCCGGCCTTCCCGGCGGCGGCGCTGGCGATGCTCGCCGGCTGCCAGCAGCAACTCGGCGAAATCGCCGCCGCGGAGGCCACGTATCGCAAGGCGCTGGCCGCGGCGCCGGGCGACCCGATCATTCTCAACAACCTGGCCTACCTGCTGCTCGATTCGGCGGAGAACGCCGACGAAGCACTTCAGATGGCCACGCAGGCAGTCGCTGCCGCGAAGCAGCGCAATCTCCCCGCGGGCATCCGCGCCAACCTGGCGGACACGCTCGGCACGGCTCAATTGAGTGCCGGCCTGTTTGATGAAGCGCAGCGGAGTTTCCGCGATGGCCTGGTCCTCGACGGGCGCAATGCACTGCTGCAACTCGGCCTGGCGGAAGCACTTGCGCGAGCCGGGCGCGTGGATGATGCCCGGGTGCAATACGAGCAGGTCGCCGCACGGCGCGACGTCAATCGGAGTGATGCGGATCTGGCCGCCCGGCTGGACCGCGTCGCGGCGCTGGTGAACTAG